From a single Vibrio toranzoniae genomic region:
- a CDS encoding flagellar basal body-associated protein FliL yields MHKRYVAQVFLAISLLFSASSFAEEESISKLAYFTLEPDLTTNFYTKGKKLGYIQVRLDIMVANSNDLAAIEHHQPLIRDAVIELLGKQNEETIKSLSGREDLRKTLVEHLNKILLPETGKTLIADLLFTKYLYQ; encoded by the coding sequence ATGCACAAACGTTATGTAGCCCAAGTATTTCTTGCGATTAGCCTACTCTTTTCAGCATCAAGTTTTGCTGAAGAGGAGTCTATATCTAAACTCGCTTACTTCACGCTAGAACCAGACCTGACAACCAACTTTTATACTAAAGGTAAAAAACTGGGCTATATCCAAGTACGCCTCGATATCATGGTTGCGAACAGCAATGATCTAGCTGCCATTGAGCATCACCAACCATTAATTCGCGATGCCGTGATTGAATTGCTTGGTAAACAAAACGAAGAAACAATTAAATCTCTGTCTGGCCGTGAAGATTTGAGAAAGACCTTAGTTGAACACCTCAACAAGATTCTGCTGCCTGAAACGGGGAAAACCCTCATTGCTGACTTACTGTTTACCAAATATCTTTATCAGTAA